A region of Phalacrocorax carbo chromosome 7, bPhaCar2.1, whole genome shotgun sequence DNA encodes the following proteins:
- the GMNC gene encoding geminin coiled-coil domain-containing protein 1 → MPHRLPSGHAGGWERGAHRPPSAPPPRPLASAEHRPAVPGAGLRRGPGLRLPLVRPRRGFQGDLGRRLRRGAAAEPGPAGGSAAGIHRANTQIIKSKQLYHRAIDIKLQSQHLFINISIPQLQDTLLQKEEELARLHEENNNLRQYLNSALIKCLEEKAKKLLSCHGQKNCAIFKSTKRRLKEDQCFVPQETPHASKARRNLFNEFTACEEQASPAVDSWVLQTLGLKDVNTIDETSANYSALSSDLGKDTYCLSPGEAIDYDHSEGAAAVYSCSHTPPADSSTHPCSEDSPFLPHFSSAPCVSSSVPNISSLPAYGLPYLTGNLSPNKTEVAFTTSLSPHRNVRTHTFHQGQAFVRRDDDGGWRFTWVPKQAE, encoded by the exons ATGCCGCACCGCCTGCCCTCGGGGCACGCCGGGGGCTGGGAGCGAGGGGCACACCGTCCGCCGAGCGCCCCACCGCCCCGGCCCCTTGCCTCCGCAGAGCACCGGCCGGCCGTGCCCGGAGCCGGACTTCGCCGGGGGCCCGGGCTGCGCCTGCCCCTGGTCCGCCCCCGCCGGGGTTTCCAAGGAGACTTGGGCCGCCGTCTGCgccgcggagccgccgccgaGCCAGGGCCTGCGGGAGGCTCGGCCGCCGG AATTCACAGAGCAAACACCCAGATCATCAAATCCAAGCAGCTGTACCATAGGGCAATTGATATTAAGTTACAGAGTCAACACCTATTCATCAATATCTCTATTCCACAGCTTCAAGATACTTTGcttcagaaggaagaggaacTTGCTAGGttacatgaagaaaataataaccTCCGACAATACCTGAATTCTGCCCTGATTAAgtgtttagaagaaaaagccaaG aaactgCTGTCCTGCCACGGCCAAAAAAACTGtgctattttcaaaagcaccaaGAGGAGGTTAAAAGAGGACCAGTGCTTTGTTCCTCAAGAAACTCCTCATGCTTCTAAAGCTAGAAGGAACCTCTTTAATGAATTCACTGCCTGTGAAGAGcaagccagccctgctgtggaCAGCTGGGTCTTGCAGACTTTAGGACTAAAAGATGTCAACACCATTGATGAAACTTCAGCTAACTACAGTGCCCTGTCCTCAGACCTCGGAAAAGACACATACTGCCTGAGCCCTGGTGAAGCAATAGACTATGACCACAgtgaaggagcagcagcagtgtatAGCTGCAGCCACACGCCTCCAGCTGACAGCAGTACCCATCCATGCAGTGAGgactctcccttccttcctcacttTTCTTCAGCACCATGTGTTTCTTCATCAGTGCCAAACATTTCCTCTCTCCCAGCCTATGGGTTGCCTTATTTGACTGGCAATTTGTCACCCAACAAAACAGAAGTGGCCTTCACGACATCTCTAAGTCCTCACCGCAATGTGAGAACGCACACCTTCCACCAAGGACAAGCCTTTGTGCGCAGGGATGATGATGGAGGATGGAGATTCACCTGGGTGCCCAAGCAGGCTGAATAA